The following are from one region of the Microcoleus sp. FACHB-831 genome:
- a CDS encoding ABC transporter permease produces MIVWLKDNSNWSEVRHYCELLYVLVSRNLKVRYRGSFLGVYWSLFNPLLMTGVYTAIFGTAFASYYGNSILNYVLAVFTGLVALNFFSACTSQALWSVVNNGALLNKIRLPVSVFPLSMIAANVFQFVVGVLPLLAFVTLLNSKSLVNVLALLFPLISLTLVCTGVGFLVSALFVFFRDLNYFYDLVIFVLWLSTPIFYPSAIVPASVRSVLVLNPLLPVIESIRQISLSGALPDVSVIGQSLLSGTIILALGWSFFHVWRHLFMDLL; encoded by the coding sequence ATGATTGTTTGGCTAAAAGATAACTCAAACTGGTCTGAAGTGCGGCATTACTGTGAATTACTTTATGTATTAGTATCCCGGAATTTGAAGGTGCGCTATCGAGGTTCTTTTTTAGGAGTATATTGGTCTCTGTTCAATCCGTTGCTGATGACGGGCGTGTATACAGCAATTTTCGGAACGGCATTTGCATCGTATTATGGCAACTCTATACTTAATTATGTGTTAGCAGTTTTTACGGGGCTAGTGGCGCTAAACTTTTTCTCGGCGTGTACGTCCCAAGCGTTGTGGAGTGTGGTGAACAATGGAGCATTGTTAAATAAGATTCGCTTGCCAGTGAGCGTTTTCCCGCTTTCGATGATTGCTGCGAATGTATTTCAATTTGTGGTCGGCGTGTTGCCGTTGCTGGCTTTTGTAACTCTGCTGAATTCTAAGAGTTTGGTGAATGTATTGGCGCTGCTGTTTCCCTTAATATCCCTCACTTTGGTGTGTACTGGGGTAGGATTTTTGGTTAGTGCGTTATTTGTATTTTTTCGAGATTTGAATTACTTTTATGACTTAGTTATATTTGTGCTGTGGCTTAGTACTCCCATATTCTATCCATCAGCAATTGTGCCAGCATCGGTGAGGTCAGTTTTGGTATTGAATCCGCTGTTACCCGTTATTGAAAGTATTCGTCAGATTTCGTTATCAGGAGCTTTACCAGATGTTAGCGTTATTGGGCAATCTTTGCTTAGTGGCACGATTATTTTGGCACTAGGATGGAGTTTTTTT
- a CDS encoding glycosyltransferase: MCISKIASVIVTWNKLHDVCSVIEDIANLELHNIALDIYLVDNASTDSTQSYIEQHYPQVKVLQTGSNLGGSGGFSYGLEIVSQLEYDFFWLLDNDVRLDTLALLPLVETLQNYPEVGLVGSQIRKLDEPNTIQEVGSFINSKKAHLTTNFGNSSITSVEEILAGKPYVSVDACAAASLLVRREIVQQIGVFENYFLHFDDVEWCLRAKQASWVVASNPASIVWHKSPDFKIRPWISYYDERNLCYCWQKHRPNLILKRVFVSLPRLIYYAATGRYFLAQISIRGFQDFVKGVRGKMLEPLYTESSLEEIIMASSTAMVQSTIYKDSEQNSIFKSLEAEQKLTVWFPPNTLLSRLCLWLVACFWKPVDVAIVTYRYPEFYALNLAKHVYFFTGSGYVPASFNPIVLMKEISQTILQMWEVYWQISKFKFSEIPQAISNKLFPLVSIAICTADRHIFLKKALNSLEFINYKKIEVIIIDASSTTETSEMLCTLSSQISCKFKYFKSEPRNISYSRNIGIKLASGSIIAFFDDDAIPPGEWIDKLLITYSVYGDKCAAVGGTVRDLTRPGYPLQFRRGISSVLGETIPIRAADAANYNQPNGFWYNGLMGTNSSYRKDLLEKINCYDEFFDYFLDETDVCLRLIQAGYDIHYADVVVDHYPQPSHNRIDQKHLTCWYSIAKNTTYFALKHGFKVVPFPILVTRLTFLLIYRCLLRILRLKFTHNLPYLILINYIQQAFQGIRVGWAAGMTLHKVNFNRQAC; the protein is encoded by the coding sequence TACATAGAGCAGCACTATCCTCAAGTCAAAGTTTTGCAAACAGGCAGCAACTTAGGAGGTTCTGGGGGATTTTCTTACGGCTTGGAGATTGTTAGCCAACTTGAATATGATTTCTTTTGGTTACTCGATAATGATGTTCGTCTAGATACTCTGGCTCTACTTCCGCTAGTTGAGACGTTACAAAATTACCCTGAAGTGGGTTTAGTGGGTTCTCAAATTCGTAAACTAGATGAACCCAATACTATTCAAGAAGTGGGCAGCTTTATCAACAGTAAAAAAGCACACCTTACAACAAATTTCGGCAATTCATCTATTACTTCAGTTGAGGAAATATTAGCAGGCAAACCTTATGTCAGCGTAGATGCCTGTGCTGCTGCGTCGTTATTAGTGCGCCGTGAAATTGTCCAACAAATTGGAGTATTTGAGAATTATTTTTTACATTTTGATGATGTAGAGTGGTGCTTGCGAGCCAAGCAGGCTTCGTGGGTAGTTGCATCTAACCCAGCCTCAATTGTTTGGCATAAATCGCCAGATTTTAAGATTAGACCCTGGATTAGCTATTATGACGAACGTAATCTATGTTACTGCTGGCAAAAACATCGCCCAAACCTGATATTAAAAAGAGTTTTTGTTAGTCTGCCACGGCTGATTTATTATGCAGCTACAGGACGCTACTTTTTAGCACAAATTTCTATTCGAGGGTTTCAAGATTTTGTTAAAGGCGTTCGTGGCAAAATGCTAGAACCATTGTATACAGAATCTTCTTTGGAAGAAATTATTATGGCTTCATCTACAGCCATGGTGCAATCTACTATCTATAAAGATAGCGAGCAAAATAGTATTTTCAAAAGTTTAGAGGCTGAGCAAAAACTTACTGTCTGGTTTCCACCTAATACTTTATTAAGTCGCCTTTGCCTCTGGTTAGTAGCTTGTTTTTGGAAACCAGTTGATGTTGCAATAGTTACCTACCGCTATCCTGAATTTTATGCTCTGAATCTAGCAAAACACGTCTACTTTTTTACAGGTAGCGGTTATGTGCCTGCTTCATTCAATCCTATTGTTTTGATGAAGGAGATTAGTCAGACTATACTTCAAATGTGGGAAGTTTACTGGCAAATTAGTAAGTTTAAGTTCTCAGAAATACCCCAAGCAATATCAAATAAACTGTTTCCGCTAGTATCTATCGCCATCTGTACTGCCGATAGACATATTTTTTTAAAAAAAGCTCTTAATTCTCTAGAATTTATTAACTATAAAAAAATTGAAGTGATTATTATTGATGCCTCATCAACTACAGAAACGAGTGAAATGCTCTGTACTTTATCAAGCCAAATTAGCTGCAAGTTTAAATATTTTAAAAGCGAACCTAGAAATATTAGTTACTCAAGGAATATAGGTATTAAGTTAGCATCAGGTTCAATTATCGCTTTTTTTGATGATGATGCGATTCCACCAGGCGAGTGGATAGATAAACTATTAATTACCTATTCGGTTTATGGAGACAAATGTGCTGCCGTTGGCGGGACAGTTCGAGACTTAACTCGTCCTGGATATCCCTTGCAGTTCCGGCGCGGCATCAGCAGCGTGCTAGGCGAAACTATTCCTATTCGTGCTGCTGATGCTGCTAATTATAACCAACCGAATGGGTTTTGGTATAACGGTCTCATGGGTACGAATTCATCTTATCGGAAAGACCTGCTGGAGAAAATCAACTGCTACGATGAGTTTTTCGATTACTTTTTAGATGAAACGGATGTCTGCTTGCGCTTGATTCAGGCGGGATATGACATCCATTATGCTGATGTCGTCGTAGATCACTACCCTCAGCCTAGCCACAATCGTATTGACCAAAAACATCTAACTTGCTGGTATTCAATTGCAAAAAATACAACTTATTTTGCTTTGAAACATGGATTTAAAGTGGTTCCTTTTCCCATACTTGTCACTCGTCTAACATTCCTTTTAATTTACCGCTGCTTGCTAAGAATACTACGCCTCAAATTTACTCATAACCTTCCTTACTTAATCTTAATTAATTACATACAGCAGGCTTTTCAGGGCATTCGCGTAGGTTGGGCAGCTGGGATGACTTTGCACAAAGTTAATTTTAACCGACAGGCTTGCTAG